One window from the genome of Dyella sp. A6 encodes:
- a CDS encoding helix-turn-helix domain-containing protein, with translation MQFKHPAGRLPEPPNPIADDGDETRFCGTCAFSSACVAAGYQKPDLAELQCLVEHVGPFRTGDHVFRTRDPFRAIFAVRSGTVKTRIFDQDGHEQVLGFYLPGEVIGLNAIYPEHFPCDAVALDTAFFCRFSFPAMSALAARLPALQQHLFRMLSKELGSASLLAGDHSADERVSAFLVDLANRYAACGFSGSRFHLSMSRGDIANYLRLAAETVSRVLSRLRNQQLIRIQGREIELLDPVRLRQIGRALLDG, from the coding sequence ATGCAATTCAAGCACCCGGCAGGACGCCTGCCAGAGCCGCCCAACCCCATCGCCGACGACGGCGACGAGACCAGATTTTGTGGTACGTGTGCATTCTCGAGCGCGTGTGTAGCCGCGGGCTACCAGAAGCCTGATCTGGCCGAGCTGCAATGTCTGGTCGAGCATGTCGGCCCCTTTCGTACCGGCGACCATGTGTTCCGGACGAGGGACCCGTTCCGGGCGATCTTTGCGGTTCGAAGCGGCACGGTGAAAACCCGCATATTCGATCAGGACGGCCACGAGCAGGTACTCGGTTTCTATCTGCCTGGCGAGGTGATCGGACTGAATGCGATCTACCCGGAACATTTCCCTTGCGATGCGGTGGCGTTGGACACCGCGTTTTTCTGCCGCTTCTCGTTTCCCGCGATGAGCGCGCTGGCCGCGCGCCTGCCGGCGTTGCAGCAGCACCTGTTTCGCATGCTGAGCAAGGAGCTGGGCAGTGCGAGTCTGCTGGCCGGCGACCACAGTGCGGACGAGCGCGTCAGCGCGTTCTTGGTGGATCTCGCAAACCGCTATGCAGCATGCGGTTTTTCGGGCAGCCGTTTTCACCTGAGCATGTCGCGTGGCGATATCGCCAACTATCTTCGCCTGGCCGCGGAGACGGTTAGCCGGGTGCTGAGCCGACTGCGCAACCAGCAACTGATCCGGATCCAGGGGCGTGAGATCGAGTTGCTTGATCCCGTGCGTCTGCGTCAGATTGGGCGGGCGCTGCTGGACGGTTGA
- a CDS encoding NnrS family protein, with amino-acid sequence MSKLPPPSQKVATFAELPRLLTSAPHRLLFLAGAVTVLLSISWWAAELVWMRFGLAGWPQPSIPPVYAHGILIQYGMFPLFIFGFLLTVFPRWLNQPALPRSRYVPVAACVFSGYVLSNVGLLDLPWLLILGQLLMLSGYLIGWGTLASVLHASPSRDNHARSALLSLSLGVLGLGLFLAYLFGAPPACADLAIRLGTFGLLLPIFFTVTHRMLPFFSGNVAKDYVLRRPRWSLPMVWLLLLAHLMLDWSGVMGWLWLVDIPLALIFAWHALAWQPWKAMRPGLLAVLHLAYAWLPLAFILYSVQDVIYAETGHLMFFRAPLHALGIGYFGSMLVAMVTRVTQGHSGRPLQMGGVAWLCFGMLQLVCVVRIRAEFGGDVYLWLVVAAFGWLLAFLPWVLRSACVYLTPRVDGKPG; translated from the coding sequence ATGTCTAAGCTGCCGCCGCCCTCCCAGAAAGTAGCGACCTTCGCCGAGCTGCCACGCCTGCTCACCTCCGCGCCCCATCGCCTGTTGTTTCTCGCCGGCGCTGTCACCGTGCTGTTGAGCATATCGTGGTGGGCGGCGGAGCTGGTCTGGATGCGCTTTGGTCTGGCGGGCTGGCCGCAGCCGTCGATTCCCCCGGTCTATGCACACGGCATTCTGATCCAGTACGGCATGTTTCCCTTATTCATTTTCGGCTTTCTGCTGACGGTGTTTCCGCGCTGGCTCAATCAGCCGGCGTTGCCCCGTTCACGCTATGTGCCAGTGGCAGCGTGCGTGTTCTCCGGCTACGTGTTGTCCAACGTCGGGCTGCTTGATCTGCCTTGGCTGCTGATCCTGGGGCAGCTGCTGATGCTGTCGGGTTACCTGATCGGCTGGGGCACGCTGGCGTCGGTGCTGCACGCTTCGCCAAGCCGCGACAACCACGCGCGCTCCGCCCTGCTGTCGCTGTCGCTGGGGGTGCTCGGCCTGGGTCTGTTCCTGGCGTATCTGTTCGGGGCGCCGCCGGCATGCGCGGACCTAGCGATCCGGCTGGGTACGTTCGGCCTGTTGCTGCCGATCTTCTTCACGGTGACGCACCGAATGCTGCCCTTCTTCAGTGGAAATGTGGCGAAGGACTACGTGCTGCGACGGCCGCGCTGGAGTCTGCCGATGGTGTGGCTGTTGTTGCTGGCGCACCTGATGCTGGACTGGAGCGGGGTGATGGGTTGGTTGTGGCTGGTCGACATTCCGCTGGCGTTGATCTTTGCCTGGCACGCCCTGGCCTGGCAGCCGTGGAAGGCGATGCGGCCGGGGCTGTTGGCGGTGCTACACCTGGCATATGCCTGGTTGCCGCTGGCCTTTATCTTGTATTCGGTGCAGGACGTGATTTATGCCGAAACCGGGCACCTGATGTTTTTCCGGGCACCACTGCATGCGCTGGGCATCGGCTATTTCGGCTCGATGCTGGTGGCGATGGTGACGCGCGTGACTCAGGGACATTCGGGGCGCCCGCTGCAGATGGGCGGCGTGGCTTGGCTTTGCTTCGGGATGTTGCAGCTGGTCTGCGTCGTGCGCATTCGCGCCGAATTCGGGGGTGATGTCTACCTGTGGCTGGTGGTTGCCGCTTTCGGCTGGCTACTCGCGTTCCTACCATGGGTTCTGCGTTCGGCATGCGTCTACCTGACGCCGCGTGTTGACGGCAAACCAGGTTGA
- the fdxA gene encoding ferredoxin FdxA has translation MTHVVTENCINCKHTDCVEVCPVDCFHAGPNFLVIDPMECIDCTLCVQECPVDAIFPELDVPSGHEKFLAINAELAPLWPSLTSKIPALEDADRWDGVADKLPLLKR, from the coding sequence ATGACACATGTCGTTACCGAGAACTGCATCAACTGCAAGCACACCGATTGCGTGGAGGTGTGCCCGGTTGACTGCTTTCATGCCGGTCCGAATTTTCTGGTGATCGATCCGATGGAATGCATCGACTGCACGCTATGCGTACAGGAGTGCCCGGTCGATGCGATCTTCCCCGAGCTGGACGTCCCGTCGGGGCATGAGAAGTTCCTGGCCATAAATGCCGAGCTCGCGCCGCTGTGGCCGTCGCTGACCAGCAAGATCCCCGCGCTGGAGGACGCCGATCGCTGGGACGGCGTGGCGGACAAATTGCCTCTGCTCAAACGCTGA
- the hemN gene encoding oxygen-independent coproporphyrinogen III oxidase: protein MATSLIAPEFDPALVARYDVAGPRYTSYPTSPHFRADFDVMALRRVIRTSNEEPIPRPLSLYVHVPFCMSPCFYCGCNRVITRDVAQASRYLERLYREIELMASLFDRDRTVEQMHFGGGTPNFLDAAQMSELLESLSRHFSFSREPEREYGIEIDPRFADGDYVANLGRLGFNRISVGIQDFDPVVQKAVNRIQSMEQTREILDAARDASFRSASVDLIYGLPFQSVAGFGRTLEQIVALNPDRVAVYGYAHLPETFKAQRQIDENTLPDAATRLALFGCALEKLSEAGYVYVGMDHFAKADDELVQAQRAGTLQRNFQGYSTHGDCDIVGLGVSAIGRIGNTYSQNARDLIGYYAALDAGRMPVMRGLELDEDDVIRRELIGELMCHGMISKPGFGMRHRLLFDEYFANERQRLRVLIDDGLVSESEQEIRVTSRGRLLLRIIAMCFDAYLGDTAQSARYSRVI from the coding sequence ATGGCTACTTCTCTCATCGCTCCTGAGTTCGATCCGGCGCTGGTAGCGCGCTACGACGTGGCGGGACCGCGTTACACCAGCTATCCGACGAGTCCGCATTTTCGTGCGGACTTTGATGTGATGGCGCTGCGCCGGGTGATCCGTACCTCGAATGAGGAGCCCATTCCGCGCCCGTTGTCGCTGTACGTGCATGTGCCCTTTTGCATGAGCCCATGCTTCTACTGCGGCTGCAACAGGGTGATCACCAGGGACGTTGCGCAAGCCAGCCGCTACCTTGAGCGGCTGTATCGCGAGATCGAATTGATGGCGTCGCTGTTCGACCGCGACCGTACGGTGGAGCAAATGCACTTCGGCGGTGGTACACCCAACTTCCTTGATGCCGCGCAGATGAGCGAGCTGCTTGAATCGTTGTCGAGGCACTTCAGTTTCAGTCGCGAACCCGAGCGTGAATACGGCATTGAGATCGACCCGCGCTTCGCCGATGGTGACTATGTGGCCAACTTGGGTCGGCTGGGCTTCAATCGGATCTCGGTCGGCATCCAGGATTTTGATCCGGTAGTGCAGAAGGCGGTGAACCGGATCCAGAGCATGGAGCAGACGCGCGAGATACTGGATGCGGCTCGCGACGCATCGTTCCGCTCGGCCAGCGTCGACCTAATCTACGGCCTGCCTTTCCAGAGCGTGGCGGGGTTCGGCCGAACCTTGGAGCAGATCGTGGCGCTGAACCCCGATCGGGTGGCGGTGTACGGCTATGCGCATCTTCCTGAGACGTTCAAAGCGCAGCGGCAGATCGATGAGAACACACTGCCGGACGCCGCCACCCGGCTGGCACTGTTTGGCTGCGCGCTGGAGAAGTTGTCCGAAGCAGGCTATGTCTACGTTGGCATGGATCATTTTGCGAAGGCCGACGACGAACTGGTCCAGGCGCAGCGCGCGGGGACGCTGCAGCGCAATTTCCAGGGTTACTCGACCCATGGGGATTGCGACATCGTCGGCTTGGGCGTCAGTGCGATCGGCCGCATCGGCAATACCTACAGCCAGAATGCGCGCGACCTGATCGGTTACTACGCCGCATTGGATGCAGGAAGGATGCCGGTGATGCGGGGGCTGGAGCTGGATGAGGACGACGTGATCCGGCGCGAGTTGATCGGCGAATTGATGTGCCACGGCATGATCAGCAAGCCGGGCTTCGGCATGCGTCACCGGCTGCTGTTCGACGAATACTTCGCGAACGAAAGGCAGCGCCTGCGGGTGCTGATCGACGACGGTCTGGTGAGCGAGAGCGAGCAGGAGATTCGAGTTACCTCGCGAGGGCGTCTGCTATTGCGTATCATCGCCATGTGCTTTGACGCCTATCTGGGCGACACGGCACAGTCGGCGCGCTATTCGCGCGTCATCTGA
- the imuA gene encoding translesion DNA synthesis-associated protein ImuA, with product MAAVVALSELIDARRVWRARAEPVPAATESTGWSSLDAALPTQGWPEASVTEILLPADGVGELRLVLPTLARLSHGTRPVMLIAPPYLPCAMGWRQRGVALATLHIVHAAEAEVLWAAEQCLRSGSCSAVLAWPREANDRALRRLQVAADTGHALAFVFRDRRHAVQASPAPLRLVVETTPVPGLRVLKCRGGQPPATVLAWPDTRQ from the coding sequence ATGGCGGCCGTCGTTGCCCTGTCGGAGCTTATCGACGCGCGCCGCGTCTGGCGTGCTCGCGCCGAGCCCGTACCCGCCGCTACCGAGTCCACCGGCTGGTCGTCCCTGGACGCGGCACTACCGACGCAGGGCTGGCCCGAGGCGTCGGTGACCGAGATCCTGTTGCCCGCCGATGGGGTGGGCGAGTTGCGCCTGGTGCTTCCGACGCTCGCACGACTGAGTCACGGCACCCGCCCGGTGATGCTCATCGCGCCGCCGTACCTGCCGTGTGCGATGGGTTGGCGACAGCGCGGTGTCGCGCTTGCCACCCTGCATATCGTCCACGCGGCCGAGGCCGAGGTGCTGTGGGCTGCCGAGCAGTGCCTGCGCTCGGGCAGCTGTTCGGCGGTGCTCGCCTGGCCCCGTGAGGCCAACGACCGCGCCCTGCGTCGGTTGCAGGTGGCGGCCGATACCGGCCATGCACTCGCCTTCGTGTTCCGCGACCGCCGCCACGCCGTGCAGGCGTCGCCCGCGCCGTTGCGCCTTGTGGTCGAGACCACGCCGGTCCCGGGCCTGCGGGTCCTGAAGTGCCGCGGCGGTCAGCCACCGGCGACCGTCCTGGCGTGGCCGGATACCCGGCAGTGA
- a CDS encoding NRAMP family divalent metal transporter, producing the protein MAAPIRHLNPWMRFAVVAGPGLVVMLADTDAGSVITAAQSGAQSGYRLLLLQVVLIPILFVVQELTVRLGVVTGHGHGHAIRKYFGARWAWVSVLTLLVACVGALITELSGIAGVGALIGIPGWLSMVIVVVGLTIMAVRGSFLSVERIALAVGLFECVFLYVAYKAGPDLHLAMTQAFDVPVRDSAYLYLVAANIGAVIMPWMVFYQQSAVVEKGLTVADLRAARWDTAIGSVVTQVIMGAVLVAAAATIGRTATGQSLDTVQQIAQAVTPFLGEINGTLMFALGMIGASLVATIVLTLTAARTLGELMGFNHQLAQSPRQAPWFYGVYVLTLVLGGLLVASGVDLVRLSVGVQVMNALLLPIVLGLLFMLARRALPEPYRLKGVYAVVVAITIVLTAGLGLCAGIAGILS; encoded by the coding sequence GTGGCTGCACCGATTCGCCATCTGAACCCGTGGATGCGATTTGCGGTGGTGGCGGGGCCGGGCCTGGTGGTGATGCTCGCCGACACAGATGCGGGAAGCGTCATTACCGCGGCGCAGAGTGGTGCGCAGTCGGGTTATCGGCTTCTGCTGTTGCAGGTGGTGCTGATACCAATCCTGTTTGTCGTGCAGGAGCTTACGGTACGGCTCGGTGTGGTGACCGGCCATGGGCATGGTCATGCCATCCGCAAGTACTTTGGCGCGCGCTGGGCGTGGGTATCCGTGTTGACGCTGCTGGTGGCTTGTGTCGGTGCGCTAATTACCGAGTTGAGCGGCATCGCGGGGGTGGGGGCGCTGATCGGGATTCCGGGCTGGCTCAGCATGGTAATCGTGGTCGTCGGCCTCACCATCATGGCGGTGCGGGGTTCGTTCCTGAGCGTCGAGCGCATTGCGCTGGCGGTGGGCCTATTCGAATGCGTGTTCCTGTACGTGGCATACAAGGCCGGGCCGGACCTGCATCTGGCGATGACCCAAGCATTCGACGTTCCAGTCAGGGACTCAGCATACCTCTACTTGGTTGCTGCGAATATCGGTGCGGTGATCATGCCGTGGATGGTCTTTTATCAGCAGTCGGCGGTGGTCGAGAAAGGGCTGACCGTTGCCGACCTGCGCGCGGCGCGTTGGGACACGGCCATCGGTTCGGTGGTCACCCAGGTCATCATGGGTGCCGTGTTGGTCGCGGCAGCGGCCACCATCGGGCGCACTGCCACGGGGCAGTCGCTGGACACGGTGCAGCAGATTGCACAAGCCGTCACGCCGTTCCTTGGCGAGATAAACGGCACCCTAATGTTTGCGCTGGGCATGATTGGCGCGTCGCTGGTGGCCACCATCGTGTTGACGCTTACCGCTGCGCGCACCCTCGGTGAGCTGATGGGTTTCAATCATCAGCTTGCGCAGAGTCCGCGGCAGGCGCCTTGGTTCTACGGCGTTTACGTGTTGACCCTGGTTCTCGGTGGGTTGCTGGTGGCTTCGGGCGTCGATCTGGTCAGGTTGAGTGTGGGTGTCCAGGTGATGAATGCCTTGCTGCTCCCGATCGTTCTCGGCCTTCTGTTCATGCTGGCGCGACGTGCATTGCCTGAGCCTTATCGACTCAAGGGTGTCTATGCTGTGGTTGTCGCCATCACCATCGTGCTGACCGCCGGGCTGGGACTCTGTGCGGGAATAGCCGGCATTCTCAGCTGA
- a CDS encoding error-prone DNA polymerase codes for MMDYAELHCLSNFSFHRGASSARELFERAKACGYRALAITDECTMAGIVRALEASRATGVALIVGTEIQLADGPKLVLLAETQAGYTALCHLITRGRRASAKGEYRLTRADCADGLPGVLALWVPDREPDADEGAWVRSVFGDRAWLAVELVRDHDDAARLAMLTALGATLDLPCVAAGDVHMHVRRRLPLQQTLTAIRHGVTLMDAGEVLFRNGERHLRRRDVLASIYPAALLEETVRIAARCTFTLDELQYRYPTELVPAGHTADTWLRHLTETGAQWRWPGGMPDPVRRQIEHELALIEELQYASYFLTVHDIVRFARERGILCQGRGSAANSAVCFALGVTEVDPARMNLLVERFISKERNEPPDIDIDFEHERREEVIQYIYRKYGRERAALAATVICYRGKSAVRDVAKALGLPPESVDRLSRVLAWWEGETSLDERLQEQGFDPASPRIQRVLRLTRELLDMPRHLSQHVGGFVIADAPLHELVPVENAAMPERTIIQWDKDDLDTLGLLKVDCLALGMLTCIRKCLALLEAHDGLDLTMATLPAEDPATYRMIQRADTVGVFQIESRAQMAMLPRHRPANFYDLVIQVAIVRPGPIQGDMVHPYLRRRRGEEPIDYPSEDLKSVFERTLGVPLFQEQVMKLAIVAAGYTAGEADQLRRSMAAWKRHGGMEPHRVRITQGMLERGYTATFAAQLFEQIKGFGSYGFPESHAASFAGIVYASCWLKCHHPAAYACALLNSQPMGFYAPSQIVQDVQRHRVDVRPVDVRFSHWDSTLEADGTGAWALRLGLRQVRGLKDTAARRLVAARRAGAFRDVADLCGRAGLDTRDREALADAGALKGLAGHRHRAQWAVTGVEAQLPLFGHTSPAEAAVVLPLPSVIDDTEADYARVGVSLGPHPLRQLRPRLRAMRCLDSQALQRLPDGRWVRVAGLVVLRQRPSTASGVTFVSMEDEHGLVNVIVWRQVAEAYRQVFLTSNLLAVEGVWQQVDGSAHVIARRIHDLSGLWTSLETRSRDFR; via the coding sequence GTGATGGACTACGCCGAGCTCCACTGCCTCTCGAACTTCTCCTTCCACCGCGGGGCCTCGTCCGCGCGAGAACTGTTCGAGCGCGCGAAGGCGTGCGGTTACCGGGCGCTGGCGATCACCGACGAGTGCACCATGGCCGGCATCGTGCGGGCGCTGGAAGCCTCCCGCGCCACGGGCGTGGCGCTCATCGTCGGCACCGAGATCCAGCTGGCCGACGGACCCAAGCTGGTCCTGCTGGCCGAGACCCAGGCCGGCTACACCGCGCTGTGCCACCTCATCACCCGCGGGCGTCGCGCCTCCGCCAAAGGCGAGTACCGCCTGACCCGGGCCGACTGTGCGGACGGCCTGCCGGGCGTGCTCGCGCTCTGGGTGCCGGACCGGGAGCCCGATGCGGACGAGGGGGCCTGGGTGCGGTCGGTCTTCGGCGATCGCGCATGGCTGGCCGTCGAACTGGTACGCGACCACGACGATGCCGCGCGCCTGGCCATGCTCACCGCCCTGGGCGCCACCCTGGACTTGCCCTGCGTCGCTGCGGGCGATGTGCACATGCATGTGCGTCGACGCCTGCCGTTGCAGCAGACCCTGACCGCGATCCGCCACGGCGTCACCCTGATGGATGCGGGGGAGGTACTTTTCCGTAACGGTGAGCGGCACCTGCGCCGGCGGGACGTGCTGGCCTCGATCTATCCGGCCGCATTGCTTGAGGAGACCGTGCGCATCGCTGCGCGCTGCACCTTCACGCTGGACGAGCTCCAGTATCGCTACCCGACCGAGCTGGTCCCGGCCGGTCACACCGCCGACACCTGGCTGCGTCACCTCACCGAGACAGGTGCACAATGGCGCTGGCCGGGCGGCATGCCCGATCCGGTCCGTCGGCAGATCGAGCACGAGCTCGCGCTGATCGAGGAACTGCAGTACGCGTCCTATTTCCTCACCGTGCACGACATCGTCCGGTTTGCCCGCGAGCGGGGCATCCTCTGCCAGGGGCGTGGCTCGGCGGCCAACAGCGCGGTGTGCTTTGCGCTGGGTGTGACCGAGGTCGATCCGGCACGGATGAACCTCCTGGTGGAACGCTTCATCAGCAAGGAGCGCAACGAACCGCCGGACATCGACATCGACTTCGAGCACGAGCGGCGCGAAGAGGTCATCCAGTACATCTACCGCAAGTACGGTCGCGAGCGCGCCGCATTGGCCGCCACGGTGATCTGCTACCGCGGCAAGAGCGCGGTGCGCGATGTGGCCAAGGCGCTGGGCCTGCCGCCCGAGTCAGTCGACCGGCTGAGTCGGGTACTGGCGTGGTGGGAGGGCGAGACCTCGCTCGATGAACGCCTCCAGGAGCAGGGCTTCGATCCGGCCAGCCCACGCATCCAGCGCGTCCTACGGCTGACCCGCGAGCTTCTGGACATGCCGCGTCACCTGTCCCAGCACGTCGGCGGTTTCGTGATCGCCGACGCGCCCCTGCATGAACTGGTACCGGTCGAGAACGCGGCGATGCCCGAGCGCACGATCATCCAGTGGGACAAGGATGACCTCGACACCCTGGGTCTGCTCAAGGTCGACTGCCTCGCGCTCGGCATGCTGACCTGCATCCGCAAGTGCCTGGCGCTTCTCGAGGCGCATGATGGCCTGGACCTCACCATGGCGACGCTGCCGGCGGAGGACCCGGCGACGTACCGGATGATCCAGCGCGCCGACACGGTCGGGGTGTTCCAGATCGAGTCGCGGGCGCAGATGGCGATGCTGCCGCGCCATCGGCCGGCGAACTTCTACGACCTGGTGATCCAGGTGGCGATCGTGCGTCCCGGCCCGATCCAGGGTGACATGGTGCATCCGTACCTGCGCCGGCGTCGCGGGGAGGAGCCCATCGATTACCCGTCCGAGGATCTCAAAAGCGTGTTCGAGCGCACCCTCGGCGTGCCGCTCTTCCAGGAGCAGGTGATGAAGCTCGCCATCGTTGCGGCGGGCTACACCGCGGGCGAAGCGGATCAGCTTCGCCGTTCCATGGCCGCGTGGAAGCGCCATGGCGGAATGGAGCCGCACCGGGTGCGCATCACCCAGGGCATGCTCGAACGCGGCTACACCGCCACTTTCGCCGCCCAGCTCTTCGAGCAGATCAAGGGCTTCGGCAGCTATGGGTTCCCCGAAAGTCATGCGGCCAGCTTCGCCGGCATCGTCTACGCCAGCTGCTGGCTGAAGTGCCACCACCCGGCGGCGTACGCCTGTGCACTCCTCAACAGCCAGCCCATGGGCTTCTATGCACCAAGCCAGATCGTGCAGGACGTGCAACGTCACCGCGTCGACGTGCGGCCGGTCGACGTGCGCTTCAGTCACTGGGACAGCACGCTGGAGGCCGACGGGACCGGGGCCTGGGCGCTGCGGCTTGGACTGCGCCAGGTGCGCGGCCTGAAGGACACTGCGGCACGTCGCCTAGTCGCGGCGCGAAGGGCAGGGGCATTCCGCGACGTGGCGGATCTGTGCGGCCGGGCCGGTCTGGATACACGCGACCGGGAGGCCCTGGCCGATGCCGGCGCCCTGAAAGGCCTGGCCGGTCATCGCCACCGTGCGCAGTGGGCGGTGACCGGGGTCGAGGCGCAGCTGCCGCTCTTCGGGCACACGAGTCCGGCCGAGGCCGCCGTGGTGCTGCCCCTGCCGAGTGTCATCGACGATACCGAGGCCGACTATGCGCGCGTGGGTGTCAGCCTCGGGCCGCATCCACTGCGCCAGCTCAGGCCGCGCCTACGTGCGATGCGCTGCCTGGACAGTCAGGCGTTGCAGCGGTTGCCCGACGGTCGCTGGGTTCGTGTCGCCGGGCTGGTCGTACTGCGGCAGCGTCCGTCCACGGCAAGCGGTGTCACCTTCGTCTCGATGGAGGACGAGCATGGCCTGGTCAACGTGATCGTCTGGCGCCAGGTCGCCGAGGCCTACCGCCAGGTGTTCCTGACCTCGAACCTCCTGGCGGTGGAGGGCGTGTGGCAGCAGGTCGACGGCAGTGCGCATGTCATTGCACGGCGGATCCATGATCTCTCGGGGCTATGGACTTCGCTGGAGACGAGGTCGCGGGATTTTCGGTAG
- the lexA gene encoding transcriptional repressor LexA, translating into MTLQLTHRQSNILSFIRSYLARHGEAPTLEDIGEALAIASVSAVLKHVRSLEAKGRLVIIPNLARGIRLVEEDDPLDRDTLELPLIGKIAAGEPIVSTDGIERTVRLARTLFRMRPDYLLRVVGRSMIGEGIDDGDLVAVQATSIARHGQVVVARVAGDSFTIKKLYRKDGVIRLLPNSPGYQPIEVDPTEDFAIEGLYAGLIRGA; encoded by the coding sequence ATGACCCTGCAACTTACCCACCGTCAGTCCAACATCCTCAGCTTCATCCGCAGCTACCTCGCGCGGCATGGCGAGGCCCCCACGCTGGAGGACATCGGCGAGGCCCTGGCCATCGCCAGCGTCAGTGCGGTGCTCAAGCACGTGCGCTCGCTGGAGGCCAAGGGGCGTCTGGTCATCATCCCGAACCTGGCCCGTGGTATCCGTCTGGTCGAGGAAGACGATCCGCTGGACCGGGACACCCTGGAGCTGCCGCTGATCGGCAAGATCGCCGCCGGCGAGCCGATCGTGTCGACCGACGGCATCGAGCGCACGGTACGGCTCGCTCGAACGCTGTTCCGGATGCGTCCGGACTATCTGCTGCGGGTGGTCGGTCGCTCGATGATCGGCGAGGGTATCGACGATGGCGACCTGGTGGCTGTCCAGGCAACCTCCATCGCGCGGCATGGCCAGGTGGTGGTGGCGCGTGTGGCCGGCGACAGCTTCACCATCAAGAAGCTGTACCGGAAAGACGGCGTGATCCGTCTCTTGCCCAACAGTCCGGGCTACCAGCCGATCGAGGTCGATCCCACCGAGGACTTCGCGATTGAGGGCCTGTACGCCGGCCTGATCCGGGGCGCGTGA
- a CDS encoding DNA polymerase Y family protein, translating to MLWVCLLLPHLALDGVLRQHADPGPLVLVDGPPHARVLVAVNDAAHAAGLRVGQRLAAAETVLARFACVPVDARDIDRHHALIAAVAYRYSAEVSLLPEAVVLEVSRSRSLFGEGPEIARRLQAEVEALGFRHRIAAAPTPHAAWLLAGVKDGAWADTPREAQSQLDRVPLSHARLAEADATMLARMGMRTLGQVRRLPRAGLQRRLGRGLLDHLDRLSGAAPAGLSLYRPPDRVDGRVDLAFEVENTAALVFPLRRLTGDLAAFLAIRDGGVQRFVVTLEHREGATSVPVGLLAPEREAEVLFDAARGRMANVILPAPVVAIGLQADHLPPFEPEGRDLFDARPIGAVPFAQLRERLRARLGEDAVVQLRSTTDPRPERSQDQGAGGEGRIEQLPRPTWLLPRPMPLRGPAPAILAGPERIETGWWDGEVVRRDYYIVRTSQGQRAWVFCPPGEPGRWMLHGWFA from the coding sequence ATGTTGTGGGTTTGCCTTCTACTGCCACACCTGGCGCTGGACGGTGTGCTTCGCCAGCACGCCGACCCGGGGCCGTTGGTGCTGGTCGATGGTCCACCTCACGCGCGGGTGCTGGTCGCGGTCAACGACGCCGCGCATGCAGCGGGACTGCGTGTGGGGCAACGGCTGGCGGCAGCGGAGACGGTGCTGGCCCGTTTCGCCTGCGTGCCGGTCGATGCGCGCGACATCGATCGCCATCATGCGCTCATTGCCGCGGTCGCCTACCGCTACAGCGCCGAGGTCAGCCTGCTGCCCGAGGCGGTGGTCCTGGAGGTCAGCCGTAGCCGATCGCTGTTTGGCGAGGGCCCCGAGATTGCGCGCCGCTTGCAGGCGGAGGTCGAGGCGCTGGGCTTTCGGCACCGGATCGCCGCCGCGCCCACACCGCATGCGGCCTGGCTCCTGGCCGGCGTGAAGGATGGCGCGTGGGCTGACACGCCGAGAGAGGCCCAGTCGCAGCTGGACCGCGTACCGCTCTCCCATGCCCGCCTCGCCGAGGCGGATGCCACCATGCTGGCCAGGATGGGCATGCGCACGCTGGGCCAGGTGCGGCGGCTGCCGCGCGCCGGCCTGCAGCGCCGGTTGGGACGCGGGCTGCTCGATCACCTCGATCGCCTGTCGGGCGCCGCGCCCGCCGGTCTCTCGCTGTACCGTCCGCCCGACCGGGTGGACGGGCGCGTGGATCTGGCTTTCGAGGTGGAGAACACTGCTGCGCTGGTCTTTCCGCTGCGCCGCCTGACGGGCGATCTGGCTGCGTTTCTCGCGATTCGGGACGGTGGCGTGCAGCGCTTCGTGGTGACGCTTGAGCATCGCGAGGGGGCGACGTCGGTGCCGGTGGGGCTCCTCGCCCCGGAGCGCGAGGCCGAGGTACTGTTCGACGCGGCGCGCGGGCGCATGGCGAACGTGATCCTGCCGGCGCCGGTGGTCGCGATCGGCCTGCAGGCCGATCACCTGCCGCCGTTCGAACCGGAAGGGCGGGATCTGTTCGATGCCCGCCCGATCGGCGCGGTGCCTTTTGCCCAACTGCGCGAACGCTTGCGGGCACGGCTGGGTGAGGACGCGGTCGTGCAGCTGCGCAGCACCACCGACCCCCGGCCCGAACGCTCGCAGGATCAGGGCGCCGGTGGCGAGGGACGCATCGAGCAGCTGCCGCGTCCGACCTGGCTGCTGCCACGACCGATGCCGCTGCGTGGACCGGCGCCCGCCATCCTGGCGGGGCCCGAGCGCATCGAAACGGGTTGGTGGGACGGTGAGGTGGTGCGGCGCGACTACTACATCGTGCGCACCAGCCAGGGCCAGCGTGCCTGGGTGTTCTGTCCGCCCGGCGAACCGGGCCGCTGGATGCTGCACGGCTGGTTCGCGTGA